The Deltaproteobacteria bacterium genome includes the window CGATGTTCCCGCGCTACACAGGCAGCTACGTCTTCCACTGCCACAACATCGAGCACGAGGACATGCGGATGATGGCGCAGTTCGAAAACCAGCCATGACCCCACCCCGCACGGCCCTGGCCCTCGCCCTTATCATCGCGCTCGGCGCGGCGGGTTGCTCGGAACGCCCGGCGGCCCCGCCCCAACGGCCGCCGGCGGCGCGCGCCGCCCCGGCGCCGCCCGATCCGGTGGCCACCATCCGCGACCGCCACCTCCCGAACATCGAGCTCGTGACCCACGAGGGCCGGCGCGTCCACTTCTACGACGACCTCGTGCGGGGCAAGGTCGTGGCCATCAACTTCATGTTCGCGACCTGTCGCGTCGCCTGTCCGCTCGCTACCGAGCACCTGGTCGAGGTGCAGAAGTCCCTCGGCGACCGCGCCGGTCGCGACGTGACCCTGCTGTCCATCTCGCTCGACCCCGAGCGCGACACGCCCGAGGTGCTCCGCGGATACGCCGAGGCGCACGGCGTGGGTCCGGGGTGGTACTTCCTCACCGGCAAGCGCGACGACATCGAGATGCTCCGGCGAAAGCTCGGCGCCTACGAGCTGGACCCGGTCATCGACGCGGACCCGAAGCAGCACACCGGGATCGTCATCCTCGGGAACGAGCCCGCCGGGCGCTGGAAGGCGATCTCGGTCCTCTCGAAGCCGGTGCGCATCCGGCAGGCGATCGAGCGGACCATCCTGCCCGCCACCCAGTGGCCGACCGGCGAGGCGGTGGTCAAGGAAAGCCCGCGCGAGGAGACCGAGGTGGGCAAGGAGCTGGTCCAGCCCGGCGACCTGGCAGACCTCCCCGTCCGCGACTGACGGCGCCCCGCGGTGTCCGGCCAACGCTCGCAGTAGGGTGCGTTTGCGGCTACATTTATGGGATGACGACCACCGCCGAACGCCAGTCCCGCGAGGTTGCCGAGGCCGCACGGGAACGCGAATGGAAAGGCGCCAGCTTCCTGCGCGAGATGTTCCTCGGCCGCTTCCGTCTCGATCTCGTCCATCCCTACCCGGTCGAGGAGCCGGACCGGCCGGCCTTCCGCGACTTCTACGCGGGCATGCGGCGCCTCCTCGAGGAGAAGGTCGACCCGGTGGCGATCGACGAGACCGGCGAGTACCCCGAGGAGGTCATCCGCGGGCTCGCCGAGCTCGGCGCGTTCGGCATGAAGATCCCTCGGGAGTACGGCGGCCTCGGCCTCACCCATCCCGAGTACGTCCGCGTGATGGAGCTCGTCGGGAGCTACGACGGCAACGTCGCGGCGCTCCTCTCGGCGCACCAGGCGATCGGCGTCCCGCAGCCGGTCCGGCTCTTCGGCACCGAGGAGCAGAAGCGGCGCTTCCTCCCCCGCTGCGCGCGCGGCGCGATCTCGGCCTTCGCGCTCACCGAGCCCGCGGTCGGCTCCGACCCGGCGCGGCTGTCGACGGTCGCCGAGCCGACGCCCGACGGGCGCTTCTACATCCTCAATGGCCAGAAGCTCTGGTGCACGAACGGCACGCTCGCCGAGCTGATCGTCGTCATGGCGCGCAACCCGAAGACCAACCGCATCAACGCCTTCGTGGTCGAGATGGACTGGGAAGGCGTCAAGGTCGAGCATCGGAGCCGCTTCATGGGGCTCAAGGCGCTCGCCAACGGCGTGATCAGCTTCGAGGACGTGAAGGTGCCCCGCGAGAACCTGATCGGCCGGGAGGGCGACGGCCTCCGCGTGGCGCTCGTGACCCTCAACACGGGGCGGCTCACGCTGCCGGCGACCACGGCGGGGATCGCCAAGGCGGGCCTCGAGCTCTGCCGCAAGTGGGGCAACGCCCGGGTGCAGTGGGGCGTGCCGATCGGCAAGCACGAGGCCGTGGCCGTCAAGGTCGCCGACCTCGCCACCAGCGCCTTCGCCATGGAATCCGTCGCCTACCTCGTTGCCCACTTCGCCGACCGGCCCGATTCCGACATCCGCCTCGAGGCGGCGGCGGCGAAGGAGTGGAACACCGTGCGCGCCTGGCACCTGCTGGACGACATCCTCCAGGTGCGCGGCGGCCGCGGCTACGAGACCGAGCGCTCCCTCGCCGGGCGCGGCGAGCCGCCGATCGGCGTCGAACGCATGATGCGCGACTCACGCATCAACCTGATCTTCGAGGGCTCGAGCGAGATCATGCACCTCTTCATGGCGCGCGAGGCGGTGGACACGCACCTCCAGGTGGCGGGCGCCTTCGTCGACCCGCGGGCGAGCGGCCGCGACCGCCTGCGCGCGGTGCCGCGCATCCTCCGCTTCTACGCCTGGTGGTACCCGACCCGCTGGCTCGGCTGGGGCGCCTGGCCGCGCTACGCCTCCTTCGGGAAGCTCGCACGCCACCTGCGCTTCGCCGACCGCGCCAGCCGCCGGCTGGCGCGCGCCGTCTTCCACGGCATGGTGGTGTATCAGGCCGGGCTCGAACGGAAGCAGGCATTTCTCTTCCGCGCCGTCGACATCGCCATGGAGCTCTTCGCGCTGACCGCCGCCGTGACCCGCGCCCACCGGATGGCCGAGACCGGCCACCCCGAGGCGGCGGGCGCCGCGAGCCTGGCCGACGTCTTCGCCCGCGGCGCGCGCCGTCGGGTCCAGCAGCTCTTCCGGGAGATGTGGCGCAACGACGACGCGCGGAGGTACGGCGTCGCCCGGCAAGTCTTCGAGGGGAAGCACGTCTGGTTCGAGCAGGGGGTCATGCCGCTCGGCTTCTCCGCCGAGGACCTCCAGCCGCCGTCGGTGACGGAGCTCCTCCAGGCCCGGCGCGTTCGCCGCGCGAGCGCGTAGGCTCGGAGATCACTCCGACCGCTCCTCGCGGTCCTTTCGAAGGCCCGTGCCGCCTGCGGCCCGTATTCGGCCGCCTTGCGGACGGGAGCGCCGTGGTGCTACCATGGTGACACCACTCGGGAAAGAGCACCGATGAGCACGACGACGACCCTCAAGCTGCCGTCCGAGCTCAAGCGCCGGATCGCGCGGTTGGTCGACGGCACCGAACGGTCGGCGCACGCCTTCATGCTGGAGGCGATCGCGCATCAGATCGAACACGAGGAGCGCCTGCGCGCGTTCGTGGCGGAGGCGGCGGCGGCCGACCGCAAGATCGACCGGACCGGCGAGGTGTACGCGGCCGGCGAGGTCCATGCGTGGCTCGATCGGCTCGCGCGGCGCAAGGCCGGCGCTCGCCGGCCGGCG containing:
- a CDS encoding acyl-CoA dehydrogenase, encoding MTTTAERQSREVAEAAREREWKGASFLREMFLGRFRLDLVHPYPVEEPDRPAFRDFYAGMRRLLEEKVDPVAIDETGEYPEEVIRGLAELGAFGMKIPREYGGLGLTHPEYVRVMELVGSYDGNVAALLSAHQAIGVPQPVRLFGTEEQKRRFLPRCARGAISAFALTEPAVGSDPARLSTVAEPTPDGRFYILNGQKLWCTNGTLAELIVVMARNPKTNRINAFVVEMDWEGVKVEHRSRFMGLKALANGVISFEDVKVPRENLIGREGDGLRVALVTLNTGRLTLPATTAGIAKAGLELCRKWGNARVQWGVPIGKHEAVAVKVADLATSAFAMESVAYLVAHFADRPDSDIRLEAAAAKEWNTVRAWHLLDDILQVRGGRGYETERSLAGRGEPPIGVERMMRDSRINLIFEGSSEIMHLFMAREAVDTHLQVAGAFVDPRASGRDRLRAVPRILRFYAWWYPTRWLGWGAWPRYASFGKLARHLRFADRASRRLARAVFHGMVVYQAGLERKQAFLFRAVDIAMELFALTAAVTRAHRMAETGHPEAAGAASLADVFARGARRRVQQLFREMWRNDDARRYGVARQVFEGKHVWFEQGVMPLGFSAEDLQPPSVTELLQARRVRRASA
- a CDS encoding ribbon-helix-helix protein, CopG family, producing MSTTTTLKLPSELKRRIARLVDGTERSAHAFMLEAIAHQIEHEERLRAFVAEAAAADRKIDRTGEVYAAGEVHAWLDRLARRKAGARRPARPRPCRT
- a CDS encoding SCO family protein translates to MTPPRTALALALIIALGAAGCSERPAAPPQRPPAARAAPAPPDPVATIRDRHLPNIELVTHEGRRVHFYDDLVRGKVVAINFMFATCRVACPLATEHLVEVQKSLGDRAGRDVTLLSISLDPERDTPEVLRGYAEAHGVGPGWYFLTGKRDDIEMLRRKLGAYELDPVIDADPKQHTGIVILGNEPAGRWKAISVLSKPVRIRQAIERTILPATQWPTGEAVVKESPREETEVGKELVQPGDLADLPVRD